The following coding sequences are from one Arachis hypogaea cultivar Tifrunner chromosome 7, arahy.Tifrunner.gnm2.J5K5, whole genome shotgun sequence window:
- the LOC112702653 gene encoding trans-resveratrol di-O-methyltransferase produces MEFQGGEQSDNAKLVKAQSHIWNHTFSFINSMSLKCAVELGIPDAIHNYGKPMPLSQLIASLPIHPSKTSFIHRLMRILIHSGIFVTEDVTNKNNEVEIGYVLTDSCIFLLKNNPFSVTTLILMNLGPTGTKAWHHLSDWFKNDDLTPFETAHGMTFWEYIDREPEYRKSFIDGMASDARVVSSLLLDDKWKGVFEGLESVVDVGGGTGTVAKAIAESFPNLKCSVFDLPCVVDGLQGTDNLKYIAGDMFVDPIPPSHAILLKWILHDWNDEECVKILKRCKEAIMHEDKGGKVVIIDMVVEDDNKKDYDRSLESQLFSDMLMMVLFSGKERNRIEWTNLIFSAGFTRYKITPIHGLMSLIEIYP; encoded by the exons ATGGAATTCCAAGGTGGAGAACAATCTGATAATGCCAAACTTGTTAAAGCTCAAAGCCACATTTGGAATCATACTTTCAGTTTCATAAACTCTATGTCACTGAAATGTGCTGTTGAATTAGGCATACCCGATGCAATACACAATTACGGCAAACCCATGCCCCTCTCACAACTCATTGCTTCATTGCCAATTCATCCGTCAAAAACCTCCTTCATCCATCGCTTGATGAGAATCTTGATCCATTCCGGCATATTCGTTACCGAAGATGTCACCAATAAAAATAACGAGGTTGAAATTGGGTATGTTCTGACTGATTCATGTATTTTCCTACTTAAGAACAACCCCTTCAGTGTGACAACTTTGATTCTGATGAACCTTGGTCCCACCGGGACAAAGGCATGGCATCATTTGTCTGATTGGTTCAAGAACGACGATCTCACACCATTTGAGACTGCACATGGAATGACGTTCTGGGAGTATATTGACCGCGAGCCTGAATATCGCAAATCCTTCATTGACGGCATGGCAAGTGATGCTCGAGTTGTTAGTAGTCTGTTACTTGATGATAAGTGGAAGGGAGTGTTTGAGGGATTGGAAtcggtggttgatgttggtggaGGCACTGGAACTGTTGCAAAGGCCATCGCCGAATCATTCCCAAACTTGAAGTGCTCTGTATTTGATCTCCCATGTGTTGTTGATGGTTTGCAAGGAACTGACAACCTTAAATACATTGCAGGCGACATGTTTGTTGATCCTATTCCTCCTTCTCATGCAATTTTGTTGAAG TGGATTTTACATGACTGGAACGATGAGGAATGTGTGAAAATATTAAAGAGATGCAAGGAGGCAATCATGCACGAAGACAAAGGAGGAAAGGTCGTTATTATAGACATGGTGGTGGAGGATGATAACAAGAAAGATTATGACCGATCACTTGAAAGTCAGCTCTTCTCTGACATGCTTATGATGGTGTTGTTCTCTGGAAAAGAGAGAAATAGAATAGAATGGACTAACTTAATTTTTTCTGCTGGTTTTACTCGCTATAAAATAACTCCGATTCATGGATTAATGTCTCTCATTGAGATCTATCCATAG